The Spirochaetaceae bacterium region TTACTAATAAAATCAATCAAATTATCTTCTTGCGTTCCCAAGCTGTTTATGGCCGTAGTTAAAATTTGCGTAATGCCGGCTAACTTAGCATAATTTTGTTCTATAAAGTTAAGATTAAGTTGCCCGTTATTATTAATGGTAATAAAAGTTTCTTTAAATTGTTTAATTAAAGCTACTTGCTCGGAGGATAACTGCGGGTTAGCCGCCGCCCACTCTAAAAGGGCTTTAACTTTAACTAAGTGATAATCTTCTTCTTGTTTATAGGCTTGCCATAAAAAAGGTTTGCCGCTTAGCAGGGCGCGGCTTAGGCTGTCTTCACCCCTTACTAGGTTATAATCGCACAGCTGCACGAGCTTATCGTAATCGCTTAAATAAAGATGGGGTAAATGGATACAATTTTTCGGCAGCAATTTAGGTTTGGGGCTAACAATAAAAAAAGCGGTGGCCGGCTGGGCGGCCAGTTCGTCAATGTTGTAATGATAAAGATAAAGGCTAGCATACAAATTAAAAATTAAACATTGAGAATTAAACATTGAGAAGAAGTTTTTTTTATTTATATTTAATGTATTGTTGCTTACTAAACCGCCGGTGCCGTTGGTTACACCGGGCATAAAGAAATATTTTTTACTGCCGCCGCCTATTAACGAGGGCTGCAAATGGTAGCCGCCGGCCCAGCTTTCGGCGGTAAAGTATTCTAGGTTAATAACGAGGGGCGGCCTTTGGTAGCCTACCGGCAGTTGGCAGGCCAGCATCTCGATGGCGGCATCGGCTTTATTTAACTTAGCCGCTTCGTCATCATTATAAAGCCGGATACCCCGATAGCTCCCCGTATCATCGTAGTTAAATAATTTGTTAAAAAAAGAATAATTATTGCAAAAAAAGCGGATAACCCACGCCGGCTTTTTGGCCTTAACGGCTAAGGCTAGCCGCATAGCTACCGCAACATCGCCGTAATAATCTATTACCTCGCAAAAAATATCAATAGTCAAAGCGTTTCTCTTAGGTTACTCCGGCAGATTGTCGTAATTGGGCACTATTTTAACGGCGCCGGCTTTTACACTGGCAGCTAACTCTTTAGTGGTGCAGTTATTAACCCTTTTAACCTCTCTTCTTATTACAGCTACTTTATTTTCATTAAAAACTTCTTTACCATCTATTATTAATGGCACCTCTTTATCTTGCTTTTCCTCAACATAACACAACCTAAATATACGGTTATGGTCATTTGTTAAATAAACAAATCGGGTTATTAATACACTAACTACCATGTTTTCATCAACAAGGGCAAGCAGCCCTTTAAATTGCAGTACCGCTAAAAAGACAGCCGCACCGGCAAGAATAAATATAATAAAAAGGCTAATATGTACATCGGTAATTATAGAAACAGTGGCTAAAACAGCTGTAGTAAAAAGAAGGAGCAGGGCATATTCCCGTATATCTTTAAGCTTAGCTGCAAACAGTAAGGCCAAAATAATCCCAGCCCCGCCGGTGGCGGTGAAAGCCCATAACCATAAAATAATAGTTGGAATGATAATATAGAGAGATTTAAAGTGCAAGGCCGCTATAAATAACGGTACCGCTAAATATAGAACA contains the following coding sequences:
- a CDS encoding elongation factor P maturation arginine rhamnosyltransferase EarP — its product is MTIDIFCEVIDYYGDVAVAMRLALAVKAKKPAWVIRFFCNNYSFFNKLFNYDDTGSYRGIRLYNDDEAAKLNKADAAIEMLACQLPVGYQRPPLVINLEYFTAESWAGGYHLQPSLIGGGSKKYFFMPGVTNGTGGLVSNNTLNINKKNFFSMFNSQCLIFNLYASLYLYHYNIDELAAQPATAFFIVSPKPKLLPKNCIHLPHLYLSDYDKLVQLCDYNLVRGEDSLSRALLSGKPFLWQAYKQEEDYHLVKVKALLEWAAANPQLSSEQVALIKQFKETFITINNNGQLNLNFIEQNYAKLAGITQILTTAINSLGTQEDNLIDFISKNSK